DNA sequence from the Malus domestica chromosome 11, GDT2T_hap1 genome:
aacaaactatcacttaaacaatgtgattaagagtattgtattagagaaggaccgtattgcattgtagttgtaactggataggttgtccaaccaattctacttagcttgggtaaccatgacatactgctaggtgtcactcatggtttgtggaagccctaatgactagcaaacactaatcataaagggagaattgaaatgtggtttcaattcacaatcgatcgttaagagtaacaatcgcccactacctcgctaattggaacctaatggatcgtacaccgagtaagggcgatagtgaagaaattaaatgaaatggatatgcaattaaatggtttaattgaagaatggtcaagattaattaattagttaattaattacacgaaaggttcgtattgggcttttaagttggttttgggtttcggggcccaaaagtgttttggtccataaggcccattatgtttaagttgtatgacaactaaaacaaaatgggcaataagcccaatcacaacatataggccggccatggtgaggagatggtgaaagtttgcttaattgcaagtttgctactcaccaaagaaaagtgttataaaagcaactttataactattttctcattagggttttctttgaggcaaagaggtgaaacattttctctctttctctttacaaagaggccggccacttagggagattaatctagcaatctcttcttccctaagtcatccatttcatcttcacacttaacccttggtgtggagacttagagacaccaaacttttggtgttttggagatcctttccttacatccacaaagtccaaaggagcacaaaaggagaaggaaatcacaagcaatatccaaggagctaggaggtgacttgaaggccctccacttgggtgaatcccttgtgtaaacaaggatgagcttcaagggtaaagaaactctaaatctttacttctctttaatgttgttaaagagtttattggttcaccatatactaggctttgaaagtcatgggttttatgaattgtttttgaatgcatgcctactttaatgtgttaatagtttgcatatgtattcaaatgttcttacttgttcttagctaggacaaaatttttccttcaactaTTGTATAGGTTGCCTATGAATCGTACATGCTATGTTAAGatgcattgagagctcataaacctgcacccctgtgtcagtccttcacgtgatgttcacctcccgcatcttacgcttaccttggatccaaggtaggtgcacagtcctgtcgtacaaaccactttaggtggttccgactcgtaggtgacccgcgattattcgcacagtcttcacataatcgtagcacttgagtgtatttatttacacccagtcatgtcgtacagaccactttaggtggttccgacttgtgtgctggTAGACTtattgagctatagattcagtCGTAAAGGTCATaataggtgacttcgacttatgagctagcatatgtgatgagatatggataagtcgtacaagtcacaagaggtgacttcgacttatgagctagcattgattgttGAGATATGGTtgtagtcgtacaggtcaccataggtgactccgacttatgtactAGTATGGATTATtaagcacatgattatttatattgttgttgagttgctgtgttgtggtatacttctggatttaATGTTAGCGTACATTTGATATCATACTTATACATGGTGAATTCTTAGATATTATACGGTTTTACAAAGAGGGGTTATTACAAAGATAATTATGGtttcaaagttttgtttttactCACTCACATCTTCTGTTTTGCACCTCTCCAGGTTTTAATTGCTGAATGTTCGTATcgatgaggattcttggcaatcTCAGGATAGAAGGCTACTTCTgagggtataatccttatccaTTCTattgtacttacttatgctctaacgtcacatgtgaagtgggttcattcccgctccccagtgcactctggtatttaggcactcttaggttcaaatttattcatatttttccacatctttacactttatggcttcgtaaccttccaggtgtcgaccaacacagctcgattcgaagtccttgtggacattctgggtcggggtgtgtcaaaagtTGTGTGTGTAAAGTTGCACCTTAAATCAGCATTGCCTACTTTTTAGTCATCCTTTTAAGgccaacttaaaaaaaaactaataattcGAAATCTTTTAGTcatttacactatgtttggatgaagaaatttaagattacttaggaattttaaaatgacggaaattgaaatgacgggattttattttctagaatttgtgaattttgttgtttggttaacctaaaagaacaatagaattgaaaacggaatttgttaattttaaactctcaatcatagaaattgggaaatgacacatatttacatggaatttaaacttggaaattggaggccccaaattccaagttttttttccacgtgaaaattctaaatttctatgttataaatccaaacaagggaattggtgcatgtcaatttataaattctaacttttatccaaattccaagtttatttccttcatccaaacatagtgttagtgATTATTCAGTAAATAGAGAAGCCATGAATGCATATTATTCAATTAAGAACCATAATTTTGACAATGTTAATGAAAAGCTTAAATGAATATTACTTAGTACTCACATCGTTGATGTACattctaccaaaaaaaaaaaaaaaattacatttaaCTTTTTCTAAGAATACCACATTTATTCCCAAGCTACCCTGAAACACCAACACACCACATCGCCCACTCGCGTGACCAACACCATGTCACAACTTAcactagacctggcattcgtgtcatgTTTCTCGTGTTTGTGtcattttcgtgtcatacccgatagctTAACAGGTCGTGTAATACCCGCGAAagtaaacgggtaatatgacccaacctgaaatcaacccgttaatattatcaagtaatatgacccgacctgttacccattaagaaaaatatattttaaatcaataaaaatgaaaatgaaaaacataatttgacccaaaaaaatttaaaacataatactaaattagtatatacatactaaatttcggagttgaccccttcatgaaagttataaagcttttcattacgagtgattacatttttcacacttctacaataattattattaattttattaattttgtagtcaaataaaaaacattgttcatgagatttgaagggttttaaaaatctaaacgaccatataactgacacaccccgaccagaatgtccactaggactctgaaTGGAGCTGCCTTGGCCGACACCTAggaggtgacgaagccatacagtgtgatgatgtggaaaaatgtgaataaatttaaacctaaaagtgcctaaatgccAGAGTGggctggtgagcgggaatgaacccacttcacacatgacgttagagcataagtaagcaCCGTAAAGTAAATTAAGAATCATACCCTCGGaagaatctccaatactaagaatttccacgaatcttcgacgataagaaagATCAgttaataaaacctggagggtgaaaacaaaacaagggtgagtggccctagaaataaaattttaatagaaaccatctaaaacattataaccccttcctgcaacacctgtatagtttccaaaacaTCATACCACGTATCAATGAAATCAAAAGTGTATATCAACAGTAaaccataaatataccacaacacaacATCCCATCAGCAATattaataatcatgtgattaataacccatattagcacgcaagtcggagtcacctatgatGACCTGTATGActgcacccatatctcatcaatcaatgctaactcataagttggagtcacctatagtaacctgtacgacttatccatatcttatcacatatggtagctcataagtcgggagtcacctctagtgacctgtatgacttatccatatctcgtcacatatgctagctcataagtcgagagtcacctatagtgacctgtacgacttatccatatctcgtcacatatgctaactcataagtcgagagtcacctctagtgacctgtacgacttatccatatctcgtcacatatgctagctcataagtcgagagtcacctatagtgacttgtacgacttatccatatctcatcacatatactagtaatatgtcagccggatccacctcttgtggcatgtacggctgaacccatagctcatcacatatccctgcacacgagtcggaaccacctatagtggtttgtacgacaggatttggtgtaaataagtacgttctagtgctacaatcatgtgaagactgtGCTAATAATTACGGGttacctacgagtcagaaccacctatagtggtctgtacaacaagactgtgcacctaccttagATCCAAGGTAAGCGTAAGGTGcaagaggtgaacatcacgtgaagaacTGTGCCttggccacgggcgggagcactaacaccggggtgcaggtttatgagctctaactgCATCTATTGTAACATATACAACTCAtgggcaacctgtacgacagtgtcggagttgcctaaaactTACATGTAGTCATGCCTGATCACTCataaatttcatgcatttataccatccatttctaaaatctttgtgatgtttttgtgttaaaattgtggcattttaccttaccttgtgttaatcTGCAGTTAAATTTGTTTTAGGATAAATTTCAAGCAAAAGTGGGGGAGACACTGAGCAACAGAAATAAATGGGACGGTAAAGAGAAAGACATGGACAGCAGGAATAAGAAAAGGAATAAAATGAGCACTAAAGAATGGGAGACACGGCATAAAGAAAATAGAGAGGAAgtggaacaaaagaaaagaataagggAATAAAATAAGAGGATGGCATGATTTGTTCAAGGCACACGGGTTGAgtggaaaacaaaagaaagaataaaagaaaaaaacagtgGAGGGAGGACtgaaaagaagaataataaaagaataaacaaagaaagaaatggaAATAAGAAGGGGCAATAGGAGAAACTGACAGAAAAAAGAGGCATGACAGAGGGCAGGACAGGAGCAGAAAACAGAGAATAataagagagaggagagactgCCAAAGAAGTAGCACACAGCAGAGCCAAGTGTGCGGAGAGACCGATAGAAACAAGAGAGAGACAGAAGAGACAGAGGGCAGGGAATTGAACACAGAGGGAAGTCAGTAGCACAGCAATACAAAGGAGGAGGCACGGCACAGGAAAAGAAGACGAGGCTTCActctatttttcttggttttatcttctcaaactcatgtttaacatttggtttaatttgtgaattatgtgtaactaaattttaagtagttaggggctgttttgaagccccgaatatgattgcaagtttgttgtgatattttgtttgaatgacttttatgaaaggatgaaaattgtttcactacttatgtcattgataaattctttatgtgtttctatggatgcatacatagtgagcatatctaggattttaatgctatgaatatatgtttacctgcccttgttgaatgaggacctacatatgttctagagtagcacttgttaattgtggttaacatgtgaaccgatttctaggataagtaagacaacgccagtacttacgatgccttgtgatgactcaaactctttttattcttaatgatttctacttgttaaatctatgaacacgccattctagattgcatgttaggaactaagttaagttgaaaacgccattctcttaacatactacgtaagaaagagtaataggttgtgttctaacattgagccaacttgagcatcttcattcggaaataaaaggaatttgaatgaaacataacatgttttcatgattatttggtggtggataacaATTCCCGCTAACTCGTTTTcttgtgaattaaaatctattggtattatttaaaacttgttgaggtcctgttttgtccgatttaatttaaatagctaatcaactccaaaaatcccaaatatttgtgtgagcatagcttgttgtgtctagtttatgtgtataaaatttcgttgcatttggataagtgtaagttagtctaataattattgttcggtggctggtcagtggagATAGCCACcccgtttttgtgacattttaagtattttgataaaacaatcttctgcgggaaagacccttattttcatatgctacaatcgacaaattttagtgttaataaggaaaattaataggatatttgtgtgctactttgtggtgtgcttttatacctaccaaattttggcgccgtgtcgccggggattgttatttctaaattacttatttttatattgttttcttttcttatccAATTAGTGTTTTTGTGTCTATTTCAGGTACTCTTTGTAGTACATGCATACTCGAAAGTCTAAGAGCATTGATCTAGCTTCCTACGATCCAGAGATTGAACGAACATTTCGAAAGCTTCAGAGAAAAATCAAGCAAAAGTGTGCATCGGTGTCTTTGCCACCATCTTCTCCACCACATTTAAGttcggaagaggaggaggaaacaCAAGAAGGCATGGCTGATAACCGCACATTGAGGGAGTTGGCAATGCCAAATACGGATCAACAACCATTGTGCATCACATATCCAAATGCAGGAAGAGGATTTGAGCTTAAGTCCGGCATGATTCACTACTTGCCTAAGTTCCATGGCTTCTCAACAGAGGATGCCAACAAGCATCTCATGGAGTTTCACGTGGTATGCTCAGGAATGAGACCAGCAAATGTGGATGAGGAGCAAGTCAAGTTGAGGGCATTCCCATTTACATTAGAAGCCAAGGCAAAGGAGTGGCTTTACAATTTACCTCCGGGATCAATGAACACATGGAACCAGGTGAAGCACGCATTTTTGGAGCAATATTTTCCGGCCACAAAAGCTGCAAGCATAAGGAAGGACATATGTGCAATCCGACAACAACATGGAGAGCCCTTTGGAGATTACTATGAGCGGTTCACACATTTGGTTGCATCTTGTCCTAATCATCAAATTTCAGAGCATTTACTAATACAATACTTTTATGAGGGATTGTATGGTACTGATCGTGTAATGCTTGATGCAACAAGTGGCGGAGCATTCATGGACAAGACGCCTACTAATGCTAAGGCATTATTAAAGAACATTGCTGGCAATACACGACAATTTGGAGGGAAAGATGAGCTACCTTTTAAGAAAGTTAACGAGGTAAGTGCTAATCCTAGTATTGAATTACAATTAGCTAACTTGACTAATCTTGTGCAACAGGTTATTGTGGCTCCAAAACAGGTGTGTGGTGTATGTTCAATGATGGGACATGCCACAGACATATGCCCTTCGTCGATGGATCAAGGTGGTCTTGAGCAAGCTAATGCATTAGGAGGATTTCAAGGGCAACAAAGGCAAAAGTATGATCCCTATTCCAACAACTATAATGCAGGATGGCGCGATCATCCACACTTAAAGTGGAACAATCAAGACAATGGACAACAATCTGTTCCCAACAACTATAATCGTCCGCCTGGCTTCTTTCAAGCAAGACCGCAGGCACCATTTcagcctcaacaacaacaagctccaagtaagtctcttgaggatttaattgcttctttatctaactctactcaatctcatcaacagaaaacagacaaagcaattgaaaaccttgagcACCAAATGAGTCAGTTAGCAAGTTTGATGGGGCAACAACACCAACCAGGAAGGTTGCCTAGCCAAACCGTGGTGAATCCAAATACAGAGCAGATGAATGTTGTGActttaaggagtggaaaagaagtttttgAGCAAGATGAGGCTTCAACAGAAACTGAAAAGTCTCATAAAGATACAGAATTGAACAAAAAAGATTCTGATAAGGTAAGTAAAGAagttcaaaattcatttaactcatgtgtccctattccttttcctcgtaggtttatgaagTCTAAGAAAGAGCAAACTGATAAGGAAATCTTGGATACTTTCCGAAAAGTCCAAGTGAACTTACCTCTTTTAGATGCCATAAAACAAGTGCCCAAGTATGCAAAGTTCCTTAAAGAGCTTTGTACGAACAAGAGGAGATTCAATGATCAAGAAACTGTGGCATTAAGCGAGGAAGTATCAGCTATTTTGCAGAGAAAGCTGCCACCGAAGTTGAAAGATGCcggtagctttaccattccatgTGTAATTGGAGGCAAAGAGTTTGGGAGAGCATTGTGTGATTTGGAGGCATCCATCAATCTGATGCCATATTCAGTGTATGAATCATTGAACCTTGGAGATTTGAAGGAAACAAATGTAGTAATCCAGTTGGCAGATCGTTCAAATAGATATCCTAAAGGCCTATTGGAGGATGTACTTGTGCAAGTGAATGAGCTCATTTTTCCCGCTGacttttttgttcttgagatGGAACATGATCCTATGCCTACTGCACTTCCTCTTATATTGGGAAGACCATTCCTTAGAACAGCACGGACGAAGATTGATGTCTACGATGGTACCTTAACCATGGAAATTGAGGGGGAAAGCGTCAAGTTCAGAATCTTCGATGCTATAAGGTATCCTAGTGAATTAGAATCTTGTTTGTCTATTGATGTGTTTGACTATTTTGTGCAGGATTTTTTAATGAAGGTGTGGGACAAGATAATTTAGAGAAGGCATTAGTGCATAGCATTACACatggaaattttaattattcagAGCACATTGAAGAAAAATTAATCCAAACAGTGGCCTCTCTTGAGTCTCTTTCACCAATTCGTGGTAAGTgttcttcctattttatttctcttcctaCTTCTAACGAAAAAACTTttccttctgtgattcaggcacccaaatTAGAGCTTAAACCAATTCCTGAAcatttgaagtatgcatttttgGGAGAGGATGAAACATTACCAGTCATCATATCGTCACAACTCACAGCAGAAGAGGGGAAAAAACTGATCCGGGTACTGAAGGATCACAAAACTGCCATAGCTTGGAGCATTGCagatatcaaaggtataaatccagCTACATACATGCATAGGATTCTGCTggaagaagctgcaaaaccaaCTAGGGAAGCTCAACGCCGGTTAAACCCACTTATGACGGAAGTCGTTAAAAAAGaggttatcaaacttcttgatgttGGCATCATATATCCTATTTCAGATAGCAAGTGGGTAAGCCCTATTCAAGTAGTCCCTAAACGATCTGGAGTCACAATTGTTAAGAATGAAGCTAATGAGCTAATGCCTACACGTGTGCAAAATAGTTGGAGAGTCTGTACAGACTATCGAAAGATAAATAGCACCACACGCAAGGATCACTTTCCACTCCCatttattgatcaaatgttagaaaggctAACTGGTCAGTCTCATTATTGTTTTCTTAATGGCTATTCTGGGTATAATCAAATTGCAGTTGCTCCggaggatcaagaaaagacgaCTTTCACATGTCCATTTGGCACATTTGCATACGGGAGGATGCCGTTTGGACTGTGCAACGCCCCTGCCACATTTCagaggtgtatggtaagtatcttttctgatatgattgagaaaataattgaagtgttcatggatgatttttcagtttatggtgattcttttgatacatgTCTACATAATCTGTCCCTAGTTTTAAAACGTTGTCAAGAAACTAATCTagtgttaaattgggaaaaatgccatTTCATGGTTTCGCATGGATTAGTTCTAGGGCATATCATATCTGAAaagggaattgaagttgataaatctaaagtagaACTTGTTAGTTCTTTACCCATCCCTACTACTGTCAGGGAGattcatttttttcttggacatgcaggtttTTACCATAGGTTTATGAAGGACTTCTCAATGATTTCTAGACCCTTGTGTCGTTTACTTCAAAAGGATGTAACATTTGATATGAATGAAGAGTGTGTGGTAGCATTCAATAAGCTTAAGGAGTTGTTATCCACGGCTCCTGtaatcatgccaccagattggagtttACCTTTTGAGTTAATGTGCGATGCTTCAGACTATGTTGTTGGTGCAGTTCTAGGGCAGCGTGTCAACAAATTGCCACATGTCATCTATTATGCATCTCGAACActcaatgatgcacaattgaattattcaacAACAGAGAAGGAGCTTCtcgctgttgtatttgctttagaaaaATTTAGATCTTATCTGATTGGGACTAAAGTTATTGTGttttctgaccatgcagctttgaagtatctACTCACAAAAAAAGATGCAAAACCACGACTCATTCGATGGATACTTctgcttcaagagtttgacttggagatcaaggataagaaagggagtgagaatgttgtaGCAGATCATCTTAGCCGACTTGTGAATTCAAACACAGAGGAAGATCTCATTCCTTTACGTGAAAGTTTTCCAGATGAGCAACTATTTTCATTAAAGATTACTGACCCTTGGTATGCAGATATTATCAATTATAAGGTCATCAAAAAGATTCCGGATGATTTTACACGTGCTAAAAAAGATAAGCTTGTCAAAACCGCCAAATACTACGagtgggatgatccttattCGTGGAAATATTGCACTGATCAATTGATTAGAAGGTGTGTCCCCGAATCTGAGTTTAAATCTATTCTAACGTTTTGTCAttcttatgcatgtggtggCCATTTTGGAGCAAAGAGGACAGCCCTGAAGGTGTTAGAGAGTGGTTTTTATTAGCCTAGTTTGTTTAAGGATGCGTACGAGTTTTGTgcaacatgtgatcgttgtcaacgaacaggtaacttgggcccaagaaatcaaatgccacaaacccctattttggttgttgagatctttgatgtgtggggcattgatttcatgggaccatttccatctttaaatggttttctttacattttattggctgtggattatgtttctaaatgggtggaagcaaaagccaccaaaactaatgattcaaaagttgtttcagattttattaaGAGTAACATCTTTGCAAGATTTGGAATACCTAGAGCAATCATTAGCGAtggagggagtcatttttgcaatcgaacatttgaagcgttgcttaggaagtacaatgtcacacataaggtgtctacaccttatcatccgcAAACTAGCGGTCAAGCAGAAGTATCAAATCGTGAGGTGAAGTaaattttggagaaaactgTGAGTCCTAGTAAGAAGGATTGGAGCATGCGCTTgaacgatgcattgtgggcttataggaCTGCCTATAAGACTCctattggaatgtccccatttcggttaatttatgggaaaccatgccgtCTTCTAGTGGAGTTAGAGCACAAAGCTTATTGGGCAATCAAAGCCTACAACATGGACATGAGTGTTGCCGGAAAGCAAAGGAAGCTTCAATTAAATGAGTTAGACGGAATCCGGAATGATGCATACGAGTCTAGTCGAATatacaaggagaaatcaaaggcatttcatgacaagatgatctTACGGAAGAGCTTTGTCATTGGACAGAAAGTCCTTCTATttaattctcgccttcggttatttCCAGGTAAGCTTCGTTCTCGATGGGTTGGTCCATTTGTTATAACAaatatttttcctcatggtgcagtggaAATCCAAAGTGCAAAGACCGGATACgtgttcaaagtgaatgggcatagACTCAAGCCATATTACGAGTCTTTTGCGGAGCATGATGTGGAGGTTGTACCTCTCCAAGAACCAGTTCCCTTTGGATGATTACTCTTGGTACCGTCTGGCTGCGGACGTAAAAGcaagcgcttattgggaggcaacccaatatttctattcattgcctttttctgtcattttcaattttcttgtgtgctaaactgaattatttcttttctttgtatttgGGTTATGTCCACCCTtggagttgattgcagaattatAGTTTGGGGGTCATCATTTGATTTCACTGCAAATTGTGGAAGTTTTTAGTCCAAATGCCGGAtcacttcaagtatcaccttccattcgaaGTTCACT
Encoded proteins:
- the LOC103406853 gene encoding uncharacterized protein, with the translated sequence MHTRKSKSIDLASYDPEIERTFRKLQRKIKQKCASVSLPPSSPPHLSSEEEEETQEGMADNRTLRELAMPNTDQQPLCITYPNAGRGFELKSGMIHYLPKFHGFSTEDANKHLMEFHVVCSGMRPANVDEEQVKLRAFPFTLEAKAKEWLYNLPPGSMNTWNQVKHAFLEQYFPATKAASIRKDICAIRQQHGEPFGDYYERFTHLVASCPNHQISEHLLIQYFYEGLYGTDRVMLDATSGGAFMDKTPTNAKALLKNIAGNTRQFGGKDELPFKKVNEVIVAPKQVCGVCSMMGHATDICPSSMDQGGLEQANALGGFQGQQRQKYDPYSNNYNAGWRDHPHLKWNNQDNGQQSVPNNYNRPPGFFQARPQAPFQPQQQQAPKNRQSN